Proteins encoded by one window of Fimbriiglobus ruber:
- a CDS encoding acyl-CoA thioesterase: MAVVFTRTFRVPDEDIDRQQHVNNVAFVRYVQDTAVAHWRAIAPADMQAAFTWVVRRHEIDYLRPGLPGDELEARTWVGEPSAATWERFTEISRPADGQLLVKCRTVWVLLDATTLRPRRVDARMTDLLGGGETPAE; this comes from the coding sequence ATGGCCGTCGTATTTACCCGGACCTTCCGCGTTCCGGACGAGGACATCGACCGCCAGCAGCACGTCAACAACGTGGCCTTCGTCCGATACGTCCAGGACACGGCTGTCGCTCACTGGCGGGCAATCGCGCCAGCCGACATGCAGGCGGCGTTCACCTGGGTCGTCCGCCGGCACGAGATCGACTACCTGCGGCCCGGTCTGCCGGGCGACGAGTTGGAAGCGCGGACGTGGGTCGGGGAGCCGTCGGCTGCCACTTGGGAGCGGTTTACCGAGATCAGCCGCCCGGCCGACGGTCAGCTTTTGGTGAAGTGCCGGACGGTCTGGGTGCTGCTCGACGCGACCACCCTTCGGCCCCGCCGGGTCGACGCCCGGATGACGGACCTGCTGGGTGGAGGCGAGACGCCAGCCGAGTGA
- a CDS encoding amidase yields the protein MTDVPQSPDRRQLFRAVAALGIGSAAFHRAATVQAARVAATAPANPVSVTAEMIEEAEWVAGIELTDDERTAVANSLTQTLRGVEIARTVSLPNSVAPAIQFNPAPGLPPYTGPRGKVEPPGIDLKKPAGDDDLAFLPLASLAHLVRTKQVSSSELTKLALNRLKKYDPVLLCVVSLTEELALKQAKKADEEIAVGKYRGPLHGIPWGAKDLISYPGYKTTWGAAHFQNQSLDTTATVARLLEEAGAVLTAKLTLGALAMGDEWFGGRTRNPWDVKQGSSGSSAGSAAAVAAGLVGFAIGSETLGSIVSPSTRCGVTGLRPTFGRVSRHGCMALTWTMDKLGPLARSVEDCALVFGTIHGADAHDPTTVDRPFNWPCKTPLKDLRVGYVGEKKDEDNRAELKVLRDLGVKLIPIELPDSLPVNALTMILDVECAAAFDDLTRQGVRDGIGARWGTTFRKGQFITAVDYLRANRLRSLLMQDMAKVMEKVDVYVGGNDLVITNLTGHPTVCLPNGTTKAGTALRPKALTFTGRLYGESELLAVAHAYQIATGHHLKRPPMDKVTKENAGL from the coding sequence ATGACCGACGTGCCCCAGAGTCCCGACCGCCGCCAGTTGTTTCGCGCCGTCGCCGCGCTCGGCATCGGTTCCGCGGCCTTCCATCGGGCCGCGACCGTGCAGGCGGCGCGGGTAGCAGCCACCGCGCCGGCCAATCCGGTCAGCGTGACGGCCGAAATGATCGAAGAGGCCGAGTGGGTCGCGGGCATCGAGTTGACCGACGACGAGCGAACGGCCGTCGCGAATTCACTTACCCAGACCCTCCGGGGCGTCGAAATCGCCCGCACCGTCTCTCTGCCCAACTCGGTTGCCCCCGCTATCCAGTTCAACCCGGCTCCGGGGTTGCCTCCTTACACCGGTCCGCGCGGCAAGGTCGAACCGCCGGGCATTGATCTCAAAAAGCCCGCCGGCGACGACGACCTCGCGTTCCTCCCGCTAGCCTCACTCGCCCACCTCGTCCGCACCAAGCAAGTCTCATCGTCCGAACTCACCAAACTCGCACTGAACCGCCTGAAGAAGTACGACCCTGTACTGCTCTGCGTCGTGTCGCTGACCGAAGAACTGGCACTCAAGCAGGCGAAGAAGGCGGACGAGGAGATTGCCGTGGGGAAATACCGCGGCCCGCTCCACGGCATCCCGTGGGGCGCGAAAGACCTGATCTCGTACCCGGGCTACAAGACGACCTGGGGCGCCGCGCACTTTCAAAACCAGTCACTCGACACCACGGCGACCGTCGCCCGGTTGCTCGAAGAGGCCGGGGCCGTTCTTACCGCAAAGCTCACCCTCGGCGCGCTGGCGATGGGCGACGAGTGGTTCGGCGGCCGGACGCGGAACCCGTGGGACGTGAAGCAGGGGTCGAGCGGTTCGTCGGCCGGGTCCGCGGCGGCCGTGGCGGCCGGGTTGGTCGGGTTCGCGATCGGCAGCGAGACGCTCGGCAGCATCGTCTCCCCGTCCACCCGCTGCGGCGTGACCGGCTTGCGGCCCACGTTCGGCCGCGTCAGCCGGCACGGGTGCATGGCGCTGACCTGGACGATGGACAAGCTCGGCCCGCTCGCCCGCTCGGTCGAAGACTGTGCGCTGGTGTTCGGCACGATCCACGGGGCGGACGCCCACGACCCGACAACCGTCGACCGCCCGTTCAACTGGCCCTGCAAGACCCCGCTCAAAGACCTGCGCGTCGGTTACGTCGGCGAGAAGAAAGACGAGGACAATCGGGCGGAACTCAAGGTTCTCCGCGACCTCGGCGTGAAACTGATCCCGATCGAATTACCCGACTCGCTGCCGGTGAACGCCTTGACCATGATTCTGGACGTGGAGTGTGCGGCCGCGTTCGACGACCTCACCCGCCAGGGTGTCCGCGACGGCATCGGGGCGCGGTGGGGCACGACGTTCCGCAAGGGCCAGTTCATCACGGCCGTCGACTATCTCCGCGCGAACCGGCTGCGATCCCTGTTGATGCAAGACATGGCCAAAGTCATGGAGAAGGTCGACGTTTACGTCGGCGGAAACGATCTGGTCATCACCAACCTGACGGGCCACCCGACCGTCTGCCTGCCGAATGGCACGACGAAGGCGGGTACTGCGCTACGCCCCAAAGCCCTGACGTTCACCGGCCGACTTTACGGCGAGAGCGAATTGCTGGCCGTCGCGCACGCGTACCAGATCGCCACCGGCCACCACCTGAAACGGCCGCCGATGGACAAGGTCACGAAAGAGAATGCGGGGCTGTAG
- a CDS encoding class I SAM-dependent methyltransferase has protein sequence MSEPAPGRPNPEKVLQFSFAYAPPLMIEAAVKLKVFDALVAGPKTIEQLASETGASDRGLRILLNGLVGLGLLTSSPTGYALTPEADTFLVSGRPSYLGGFFRHTSTQLIPKWLQLTDIVRTGKPAIAVNAEGQGAAFFEQFVEDIFPLSRPAASGLADHLGLPATTKPVSVLDLAAGSGVWGISLAEKSPHVRVTAVDWPDVLHVTERVAKRQGVADRLTYVAGDLSVADFGTGHHVATLGHILHSEGADRSRALLKKTFAALAPGGTIAIAEWLVDDTRTGPPPGLIFAVNMLVNTDAGDTFSFGEIAKWLTEVGFVNPRVVESLPCPSPLVLATKPG, from the coding sequence ATGTCCGAACCCGCGCCCGGCCGGCCGAATCCCGAGAAGGTTCTCCAGTTTTCGTTCGCTTACGCGCCGCCGCTGATGATCGAGGCGGCGGTCAAATTGAAAGTGTTCGACGCCCTCGTAGCCGGTCCGAAGACGATCGAGCAACTCGCGAGCGAAACCGGCGCCTCAGACCGCGGGCTCCGCATTTTGCTGAACGGCCTGGTCGGTCTCGGGCTCCTCACGTCGTCCCCCACGGGATATGCGCTAACTCCCGAAGCGGACACGTTCCTGGTGTCCGGGCGGCCGAGTTATCTGGGCGGGTTCTTCCGTCACACCAGCACGCAACTCATTCCGAAGTGGCTTCAACTCACGGACATCGTTCGGACCGGGAAGCCCGCGATAGCCGTCAACGCGGAAGGGCAGGGGGCTGCGTTCTTCGAGCAATTCGTGGAAGACATTTTCCCACTCAGCCGCCCGGCCGCGAGTGGGCTGGCGGACCACCTCGGGTTGCCCGCGACGACCAAGCCGGTATCGGTCCTCGACCTCGCCGCGGGTTCGGGCGTGTGGGGGATCTCGCTCGCCGAGAAGTCGCCCCACGTCCGCGTCACGGCGGTCGACTGGCCCGACGTACTTCACGTAACTGAACGGGTGGCGAAGCGGCAGGGAGTCGCGGACCGGCTCACGTATGTCGCCGGCGACCTGAGCGTGGCCGACTTCGGTACCGGCCACCACGTCGCCACGCTCGGGCACATTCTCCACAGCGAGGGCGCGGACCGGAGCCGGGCGCTGCTAAAGAAGACCTTCGCGGCACTGGCCCCGGGCGGAACGATCGCCATCGCCGAATGGCTGGTCGACGACACCCGGACCGGGCCGCCGCCGGGCCTGATCTTCGCCGTGAACATGCTGGTCAACACGGACGCCGGGGACACGTTCAGTTTCGGTGAGATCGCGAAGTGGCTCACCGAAGTCGGCTTCGTGAACCCCCGCGTGGTCGAATCGCTCCCGTGTCCGTCGCCCCTGGTGCTGGCGACCAAGCCGGGGTGA
- a CDS encoding secretin N-terminal domain-containing protein: MNLCAFVAALALAGPVLPDQLSWTESSVHKLRYAAAADAACALTAFAGTKKIPVKIVAEPMSNSVTITGEPAACKQLIDVLSLLDKQPPAVWVRLTFVEMPAGFADEIGLASGAESTWLLKPREARMLAAAVRNDKDRNFLSRPEMMVADNQTGIFQTGDNRCNLTARVTPRIAPNGEPVTLRLETEIKRHVAGKQTSEIQSIYVTETIPHDEMLVTRGMRSRTADGGAKEVFILATVDRITPPAK, translated from the coding sequence ATGAACCTGTGTGCCTTCGTAGCCGCTCTCGCTCTGGCTGGCCCGGTGTTACCTGACCAGTTGAGTTGGACCGAGTCCTCCGTCCATAAGCTCAGGTATGCCGCCGCTGCGGACGCGGCCTGCGCCTTAACCGCGTTCGCGGGAACGAAAAAGATACCCGTTAAAATCGTGGCCGAGCCAATGTCAAACAGCGTCACGATCACCGGGGAACCCGCGGCGTGTAAGCAGCTCATCGACGTGTTGTCGTTACTCGATAAACAACCGCCGGCGGTCTGGGTCAGACTAACTTTCGTGGAGATGCCGGCCGGGTTTGCCGATGAGATCGGGTTGGCGAGTGGGGCCGAATCGACGTGGCTTTTGAAGCCCCGCGAGGCCCGGATGCTGGCCGCCGCGGTTCGCAACGACAAGGACCGCAACTTCTTATCCCGCCCCGAGATGATGGTGGCCGACAACCAGACGGGGATTTTCCAGACCGGGGACAACCGCTGCAACTTGACGGCCCGGGTGACTCCCCGGATCGCCCCGAATGGTGAGCCGGTCACACTTCGGCTCGAGACCGAGATCAAGAGGCACGTGGCCGGAAAACAAACGAGCGAGATCCAATCCATTTACGTCACCGAGACCATTCCACACGACGAGATGTTGGTAACGCGTGGAATGCGATCAAGGACGGCGGATGGCGGCGCCAAGGAGGTGTTCATTTTGGCGACCGTGGATCGGATCACGCCGCCGGCCAAATAG
- a CDS encoding 5-formyltetrahydrofolate cyclo-ligase: MTTPANADDAQTRKAAIREQARKNRVAQKNKDEISRQIVTAFMGLPAYAAAKTVMFYVDAGSEVRTRHLLPDALKGGKRIVVPWCIVETNELELFLLEDMSELVEGAYKILEPKEELRSLPQKKVAPENLDLVMVPGTAFDVNGGRMGQGKGYYDRLLSRARPDAPLVALAFECQMFPEIPVAPHDVFMDVVLTEQNAYQGRGRKS, translated from the coding sequence ATGACCACCCCGGCGAACGCCGACGACGCCCAGACTCGCAAGGCCGCGATCCGCGAACAGGCCCGTAAGAACCGCGTCGCCCAGAAGAACAAAGACGAGATCAGTCGGCAGATCGTGACCGCGTTCATGGGCCTCCCGGCCTACGCGGCCGCGAAGACGGTCATGTTCTACGTGGACGCCGGAAGCGAGGTCCGTACCCGGCACTTACTGCCGGACGCCCTGAAAGGCGGCAAGCGGATCGTCGTCCCGTGGTGCATCGTCGAGACGAACGAACTCGAACTGTTTCTGCTCGAAGACATGAGCGAACTGGTCGAGGGCGCGTACAAGATCCTGGAGCCGAAAGAGGAACTCCGCAGCCTGCCACAAAAGAAGGTGGCCCCGGAAAACCTGGACCTCGTGATGGTACCGGGCACCGCGTTCGACGTGAACGGCGGCCGGATGGGTCAGGGCAAGGGGTATTACGATCGCCTGCTCTCGCGGGCGAGGCCGGACGCCCCGCTGGTCGCGCTGGCGTTCGAGTGCCAGATGTTTCCCGAGATCCCGGTCGCCCCGCACGACGTGTTCATGGACGTGGTGTTGACCGAACAAAATGCCTACCAGGGGCGGGGACGAAAGTCGTAG
- a CDS encoding HlyD family secretion protein has translation MDAASPAASSGPAVATDHTPVPDPAVPPPPEPRHRRRLIFLVVALLVVVALGWFLYPTAVRAFTTVSTDDAYVNSHITFVAPRVGGQVAEVFVDDNYRVAKGDLLVRLDPEPYRVKVAIKQAALDSARADATAALSQVKATEALARSQRWKLETAVQQVDNQVALLRARVAALRADQATLRRARADFKRSEKLASGSAISQEELDQRRQVVSVADAQLRQALEEVAQVRVGLGLKPTPTRWDQVADWADDAPGWAELMQTPPNLNQTFSSVRQALAELVQTVAQFSSDFDLPLSEDTPIAVIEKFRERDMQGRNVDRVLRDLLPKAPAVIQANAKVLQAEKDLAQAQLDLSYCEVRAEIDGVIGRRNINPGNYVTTGQQIMTIRSLTDIWIDCNFKETQLADVRIGQRVDLHVDMYGSRRVYAGRVSGFSTGTGSTLSLLPPQNATGNFVKVVQRLPVRVDLTEPPPPEAPLFAGTSVVPYVFVREAPTGPQAGQYLRARNEPITPAPATEKKP, from the coding sequence ATGGACGCTGCTTCCCCTGCCGCTTCGTCCGGCCCTGCCGTGGCGACTGACCACACCCCCGTTCCGGACCCGGCGGTCCCTCCCCCGCCAGAGCCGCGCCACCGACGCCGACTGATTTTCCTGGTCGTTGCTCTCCTCGTAGTTGTGGCCCTTGGCTGGTTCCTGTACCCGACGGCCGTTCGGGCGTTCACCACGGTGTCGACCGACGACGCTTACGTGAACAGCCACATCACGTTCGTGGCCCCGCGGGTCGGGGGTCAGGTCGCGGAAGTTTTCGTCGACGACAATTACCGGGTGGCGAAAGGTGATCTCCTCGTCCGGCTCGACCCCGAGCCGTACCGCGTGAAGGTTGCCATCAAGCAGGCGGCACTCGACTCGGCCCGGGCCGACGCGACGGCCGCCTTGTCGCAGGTGAAGGCGACCGAGGCCCTGGCCCGCAGCCAGCGGTGGAAGCTCGAAACGGCCGTGCAGCAGGTCGACAACCAGGTCGCGCTACTCCGCGCCCGGGTCGCCGCCCTCCGCGCCGACCAGGCGACGCTCCGGCGGGCGCGGGCCGACTTCAAGCGGTCCGAGAAGCTGGCCTCGGGGAGTGCCATCAGCCAGGAAGAACTCGACCAGCGGCGGCAGGTGGTCAGTGTGGCGGATGCGCAACTCCGTCAAGCCCTGGAGGAAGTGGCTCAAGTCCGCGTCGGGCTCGGCCTGAAACCGACGCCGACCCGCTGGGATCAGGTTGCCGACTGGGCGGATGATGCGCCCGGATGGGCCGAACTCATGCAGACGCCGCCGAATCTGAATCAGACCTTTTCCAGCGTCCGGCAGGCGCTGGCCGAGCTGGTGCAAACCGTTGCCCAGTTCAGTTCGGACTTCGACCTCCCCCTGTCCGAGGACACCCCGATCGCCGTCATCGAGAAGTTCCGCGAACGGGACATGCAGGGCCGCAACGTCGACCGCGTTCTCAGAGACCTGCTCCCCAAGGCCCCGGCCGTGATCCAGGCGAATGCCAAGGTCCTTCAGGCCGAGAAGGATTTGGCCCAGGCCCAGCTCGACCTCAGCTATTGCGAGGTGCGGGCCGAGATCGATGGCGTCATCGGCCGGCGGAACATCAACCCGGGGAATTACGTGACCACCGGGCAACAAATCATGACTATCCGATCGCTGACCGATATTTGGATCGACTGCAACTTCAAGGAAACACAGCTCGCGGACGTCCGAATTGGCCAGCGCGTTGACCTGCATGTGGATATGTACGGCAGCCGCCGGGTGTACGCCGGGCGGGTGTCCGGGTTCTCGACCGGCACCGGGTCGACCCTCTCCCTCTTGCCTCCCCAGAACGCGACCGGGAACTTCGTGAAGGTGGTCCAGCGGTTGCCTGTCCGGGTCGACCTGACCGAACCCCCGCCGCCGGAGGCACCGTTGTTCGCCGGCACGTCCGTGGTTCCTTACGTCTTCGTCCGCGAGGCACCGACCGGCCCGCAAGCCGGCCAATACCTCCGCGCGAGAAACGAACCTATTACCCCAGCACCGGCGACGGAAAAGAAGCCGTGA
- a CDS encoding type 1 glutamine amidotransferase domain-containing protein gives MVVFGNAWLGIWVGAVALGIVGGLAAVATAAEPEVKGTSLKGKRVAVLVTDGFEQPEMVEPRKALDAAGAKTVLVSPKPGHVKAWNSTDWGDQFPVDQSLDDAKPDEFDALLLPGGVMNPDKLRLNPKAVQFVKAFAEAEKPIAAICHGPWTLIEADAVRGHTLTSWPSLQTDIRNAGGTWVDGEVVSDHGLVTSRKPSDIPAFNRAMIESFGGSKNRPAAPPTTKR, from the coding sequence ATGGTCGTGTTCGGAAACGCCTGGTTGGGCATTTGGGTCGGTGCCGTCGCCCTCGGAATCGTCGGCGGTTTGGCAGCCGTGGCGACCGCGGCAGAGCCCGAGGTCAAGGGGACAAGTCTGAAGGGCAAGCGGGTGGCTGTTCTCGTAACCGACGGCTTCGAGCAACCCGAGATGGTCGAACCCCGGAAAGCCCTGGACGCGGCGGGCGCGAAAACGGTCCTCGTGTCGCCCAAACCGGGTCACGTGAAGGCCTGGAACTCGACCGATTGGGGCGATCAATTCCCGGTCGACCAATCGCTGGACGACGCGAAGCCGGACGAGTTCGACGCCCTGCTCCTCCCGGGCGGGGTCATGAACCCGGACAAACTTCGCCTGAATCCCAAGGCGGTCCAATTCGTAAAAGCATTCGCCGAAGCCGAGAAGCCGATCGCGGCGATCTGTCACGGACCGTGGACGCTGATTGAAGCGGACGCCGTCCGCGGCCACACGCTCACGTCGTGGCCGTCGCTGCAAACGGACATCCGCAACGCGGGCGGAACCTGGGTCGACGGTGAAGTCGTGTCGGATCACGGGTTGGTCACGAGCCGAAAGCCATCGGACATACCGGCGTTCAACCGTGCGATGATCGAGAGCTTCGGCGGCTCGAAGAATCGACCTGCGGCGCCGCCCACGACCAAACGGTAA
- a CDS encoding IS5 family transposase, translating to MTADRESILPTIWEVSDDLWARIEPILAAAWPRRDPRGRHHADWRRCLNGIIYQMRTGCQWNALPKVLGDDSTVHRWYQRWCRLGVMEKIWADLVQTCDDLGQVHWDWQSADGCMGKARHGGDHIGKNPTDRGKNGTKRSIVVDEQGGPLGVVIDGANRHDAKLLKATIEAIVIERPDPKEHEQHLCLDKAYDNPSGQSAASEAQYTPHIRRIGEEKTTVTAKHPDGKPRRWVVERTLSWLNRCRAILVRYAKNGKNYLGLVQLACSLIWYRRLFRLNGLG from the coding sequence ATGACGGCGGACAGAGAATCGATCCTTCCGACGATCTGGGAGGTATCCGATGATTTATGGGCGAGGATCGAACCGATCCTTGCGGCGGCCTGGCCTCGGCGAGACCCCCGTGGTCGGCATCACGCGGATTGGCGTAGGTGCCTGAACGGGATCATCTACCAGATGCGGACCGGGTGCCAATGGAATGCGTTGCCCAAGGTGCTGGGTGACGACAGCACGGTTCACCGTTGGTATCAACGCTGGTGTCGCTTGGGTGTGATGGAAAAGATCTGGGCGGATCTGGTCCAGACATGTGATGATCTGGGGCAAGTCCATTGGGACTGGCAGAGCGCTGACGGGTGCATGGGGAAGGCCCGTCACGGCGGCGACCACATCGGCAAAAACCCAACGGATCGAGGGAAAAACGGGACGAAGCGGAGCATCGTGGTGGACGAACAGGGTGGACCACTGGGGGTGGTCATTGACGGGGCGAATCGACACGATGCGAAGTTATTGAAGGCGACGATCGAGGCGATCGTCATCGAGCGGCCGGATCCCAAAGAACACGAGCAACATCTGTGTTTGGATAAAGCGTACGATAATCCGTCCGGCCAGTCTGCGGCGAGTGAGGCCCAATACACCCCTCACATCCGCCGAATCGGCGAGGAGAAGACAACGGTCACGGCCAAGCACCCGGATGGCAAGCCGCGTCGTTGGGTGGTTGAGCGTACCCTGAGTTGGCTGAATCGTTGCCGAGCCATCTTGGTCCGTTATGCAAAAAACGGAAAGAATTATTTGGGCTTAGTCCAGTTAGCGTGTTCCTTGATCTGGTATCGTAGACTCTTCCGCCTCAATGGGTTAGGTTGA
- a CDS encoding PQQ-binding-like beta-propeller repeat protein, protein MRKALSLAAAFALAAVVVAADPSPPQPAAENWPSWRGPSAVGVAPPGANPPVTWDAKTNIKWKVELPGRGSASPIVWGDQVFVVSAAKTDREAKPEELPKRDPRFDTKTSPPTHYYRFEVMSLDRQTGRTKWQHTATEAVPHEGHHPTHSYAAGSPATDGKRLYVSFGSFGIFAYDLAGNLLWKRDLGRMNTRLGWGEAVTPVVHGDYLILNWDQEADSKLIALDAATGQTRWEAKRDERTSWNTPLVVEYDGKTQVIVNGTKRVRSHDLADGKVIWEVGGMTTNAIPSAVTADGVAYVVSGYQRAAAVAVPLGATGDLTDSAGKVVWKYGKGTPYVPSPILVDGRLYFTEGNTQILTVLDAKTGKPLLAGERLSGVSSFYASPVAAAGRLYFVDRLGTTLVIKAAAEVEVLATNKLNEPIDASPAIAGKTLFLRGEKHLFAIEER, encoded by the coding sequence ATGCGGAAAGCCCTGTCACTGGCGGCCGCGTTTGCCCTCGCGGCGGTCGTCGTCGCGGCAGACCCGTCCCCGCCTCAGCCGGCGGCCGAGAACTGGCCGTCGTGGCGGGGGCCGTCCGCGGTCGGCGTCGCCCCGCCCGGCGCGAACCCGCCGGTTACGTGGGACGCGAAAACCAACATCAAGTGGAAGGTCGAACTTCCCGGCCGCGGTAGCGCGTCGCCGATCGTTTGGGGCGACCAGGTGTTCGTCGTCAGCGCCGCGAAGACCGACCGGGAGGCGAAGCCCGAGGAGTTGCCCAAGCGCGACCCCCGGTTTGACACCAAGACGAGCCCGCCGACGCACTACTACCGGTTCGAGGTCATGAGCCTGGACCGGCAAACGGGGCGGACGAAATGGCAGCACACGGCCACCGAAGCCGTCCCGCACGAGGGGCACCACCCGACCCACTCCTACGCCGCCGGCTCGCCGGCCACCGACGGTAAGCGGCTCTACGTTTCGTTCGGTTCCTTCGGGATTTTCGCTTACGACCTGGCGGGCAATCTGTTGTGGAAGCGCGACCTGGGCCGCATGAACACCCGCCTGGGGTGGGGCGAAGCCGTCACGCCGGTCGTCCACGGCGACTACCTGATTTTGAACTGGGACCAGGAAGCTGACTCGAAACTGATCGCCCTCGACGCAGCCACTGGTCAGACCCGCTGGGAGGCGAAGCGAGACGAGAGGACGAGCTGGAACACGCCGCTGGTTGTGGAATACGACGGCAAAACCCAGGTGATCGTGAACGGGACCAAGCGGGTCCGGTCGCACGACCTGGCGGACGGCAAGGTGATCTGGGAAGTGGGCGGGATGACGACGAACGCCATCCCGTCGGCGGTCACGGCAGACGGGGTCGCGTACGTGGTGAGCGGCTACCAGCGGGCGGCCGCCGTGGCCGTCCCGCTCGGGGCGACCGGCGACCTGACGGACTCGGCCGGCAAGGTGGTTTGGAAATACGGCAAGGGCACGCCTTACGTGCCCTCCCCGATCCTCGTCGACGGCCGACTCTATTTCACGGAAGGCAACACGCAAATCCTGACCGTCCTCGACGCGAAGACCGGGAAACCCCTTTTGGCGGGCGAGCGGTTGTCGGGCGTGTCGTCGTTTTACGCATCGCCGGTCGCCGCCGCCGGCCGTCTCTATTTTGTCGACCGGCTGGGCACGACCCTGGTCATCAAGGCCGCGGCCGAGGTGGAGGTATTGGCCACGAACAAGTTAAACGAGCCCATCGACGCCTCTCCGGCGATCGCGGGGAAAACGCTGTTCCTCCGTGGGGAAAAACACCTGTTCGCCATCGAAGAACGGTGA
- a CDS encoding ArsR/SmtB family transcription factor produces MIDHKNAKICAELVQAIAEQTRIRIIELLLTGKKNVTELARHLNIEIVNVSHHLSILRQAGLVINEKHGRHVEYSLDSKYFSIGETISLDFGWCRIEIVSAK; encoded by the coding sequence ATGATCGATCATAAAAATGCGAAGATCTGCGCCGAACTCGTTCAGGCGATCGCCGAGCAGACCCGCATCCGCATCATTGAACTATTGCTCACGGGCAAGAAGAATGTGACCGAACTGGCCCGGCACCTGAATATCGAGATCGTCAACGTTTCTCATCACCTGAGCATTCTCCGCCAAGCCGGATTGGTCATAAACGAGAAGCACGGCCGGCACGTCGAATACTCCCTTGACTCGAAGTACTTCTCGATCGGCGAGACCATTTCTCTGGACTTCGGCTGGTGCCGCATCGAAATCGTCTCGGCGAAATAG
- a CDS encoding sensor histidine kinase, translating to MSRLFDPTGFPPRWHCGSWTPAHGWLHILSDASVCAAYFVIPCILTYYLLRQRGWPFRRIQLLFVAFILACGTTHLMEAVIFWWPAYRLAGVLKLLTALISWATVLALVRVTPEVLSLRSPQELEAEIAERKRVEDAFRTSEERFRHLVEGVEDYAIYMLDPAGNIASWNSGAERITGYSSEEVIGQHFSRFYLPEEIAIGHPLRELRAAVSEGRYEEEGRRVRKDGTVYWAVVTITPLNDREGRHVGFAKVIRNVSKRKAAAEQMEASLREKEVLLKEIHHRVKNNLQIISTLLDLQSDHTTDPQALAMFKESRGRVRSMALIHERLYRSQDMARVDFSGYVRQLADDLYRGYKAFGDIGLELDVNVPPLPIDVAIPCGLLLNELMSNCFKHAFADRQTGCIRVSLNQDDGKTNVLVVADDGPGFPAGVDFRDTTSFGLQLVNTLVRQLGGEIELITGRGTTFRVRFPDRK from the coding sequence TTGAGTCGGTTGTTCGACCCGACCGGGTTCCCGCCCCGATGGCACTGCGGAAGCTGGACGCCCGCCCACGGCTGGCTGCATATCCTGTCCGACGCGAGCGTGTGCGCGGCCTACTTCGTGATCCCGTGCATCCTGACGTATTACTTGCTGCGGCAACGGGGTTGGCCGTTTCGCCGCATCCAGTTGCTATTCGTCGCGTTCATCCTGGCGTGCGGGACGACGCATCTGATGGAGGCGGTCATCTTCTGGTGGCCCGCCTACCGCCTGGCCGGTGTCCTTAAACTGTTGACCGCCCTCATTTCGTGGGCGACCGTGCTGGCCCTCGTCCGAGTCACGCCGGAGGTGCTGTCCCTCCGCTCCCCGCAAGAACTGGAAGCCGAGATCGCCGAGCGGAAGCGGGTCGAGGACGCCTTCCGGACGAGCGAGGAGCGCTTCCGCCACCTGGTCGAAGGGGTGGAGGATTACGCCATCTACATGCTCGATCCGGCCGGGAACATCGCCAGCTGGAATTCGGGGGCGGAGCGCATCACCGGGTACAGTTCCGAGGAAGTCATCGGGCAGCACTTTTCCCGCTTCTACCTGCCGGAAGAGATCGCCATAGGCCACCCGCTGCGGGAACTCCGGGCGGCCGTCTCCGAGGGGCGGTACGAAGAAGAAGGGCGGCGGGTGCGCAAGGACGGCACGGTGTACTGGGCCGTCGTCACGATCACCCCCCTGAACGACCGCGAGGGCCGCCACGTCGGCTTCGCCAAGGTGATTCGGAACGTCAGCAAGAGGAAGGCGGCCGCGGAACAGATGGAGGCGTCGCTCCGGGAGAAGGAGGTGTTGCTCAAGGAAATTCACCACCGGGTCAAAAACAACCTGCAGATCATTTCGACCCTGCTCGACCTCCAGTCCGACCACACGACGGACCCGCAAGCCCTGGCGATGTTTAAGGAGAGCCGGGGGCGGGTGCGGTCGATGGCCCTGATCCACGAACGCCTGTACCGTTCACAGGACATGGCCCGCGTCGACTTTTCCGGGTACGTCCGACAACTGGCCGACGACCTCTACCGCGGCTACAAAGCGTTCGGCGACATCGGCCTCGAACTCGACGTGAACGTCCCCCCCCTACCCATCGACGTCGCCATCCCGTGCGGGCTACTTTTGAACGAACTGATGTCGAACTGCTTCAAACACGCCTTCGCCGACCGACAAACCGGGTGCATTCGGGTGTCGCTGAACCAGGACGACGGCAAGACCAACGTCCTGGTCGTCGCTGACGACGGCCCCGGGTTCCCCGCCGGCGTCGATTTCCGCGATACAACATCATTCGGCTTGCAGCTGGTGAACACCCTCGTCCGCCAACTCGGCGGGGAGATCGAATTGATTACGGGACGGGGGACGACCTTTCGCGTCCGGTTCCCCGACAGGAAGTAA